In Andreesenia angusta, the following are encoded in one genomic region:
- a CDS encoding CBS domain-containing protein, whose product MTKEVIKVHKDEVVENVIKLLLEKDISGVPVVDDEGMLVGIVSEGDLIYKSKKFHFPLYFTILDSYIFLEKPKMIEEQVSKMTAYKVESMMSTEVHSAREDDTVEDIATIMNEKGVNRVPVVDESGKVVGIVTRKDIIKSYNM is encoded by the coding sequence ATGACAAAAGAAGTAATTAAAGTCCACAAAGACGAAGTGGTGGAGAACGTTATAAAGCTACTGCTTGAAAAAGATATAAGCGGGGTGCCGGTAGTAGACGATGAAGGCATGCTCGTAGGAATAGTTTCAGAGGGAGACCTCATATACAAGAGCAAGAAATTCCACTTTCCGCTCTACTTCACCATATTGGACAGCTATATATTCCTAGAGAAGCCCAAGATGATAGAGGAACAGGTCTCTAAGATGACTGCTTACAAGGTGGAGAGCATGATGAGCACAGAGGTTCACTCTGCAAGAGAAGATGACACTGTAGAGGATATAGCCACTATAATGAATGAAAAGGGAGTAAACAGGGTCCCTGTAGTTGATGAAAGCGGAAAAGTTGTGGGAATAGTCACTAGGAAAGACATAATAAAGAGCTACAATATGTAA
- a CDS encoding YigZ family protein yields the protein MKKNFRSVHGFGQDEIIINKSRFIGYATMVETEEEAQAFVAEIKEKHKDATHNVYAYMVGESSNIQRYSDDGEPSGTAGIPILELLKKEDLKNLAVVVTRYFGGIKLGAGGLVRAYIKGAKCGLEAARIVEKVMYSRMRIRLDYTLYGKVENELMNLNYRTENIAYDDAVNLDILCRSEEYEGLVGKLKDLTSANMEYSLVEESYMSELNGELID from the coding sequence TTGAAGAAGAATTTTAGGTCAGTGCACGGATTCGGACAAGACGAGATCATTATAAACAAGTCCAGATTCATAGGATATGCCACTATGGTAGAGACCGAGGAAGAGGCCCAGGCTTTCGTGGCCGAGATAAAGGAAAAGCACAAAGACGCCACCCACAATGTATATGCCTATATGGTGGGGGAGAGCAGCAATATACAGCGCTACAGCGATGACGGAGAGCCTAGCGGAACGGCCGGGATTCCGATACTGGAACTTTTGAAAAAAGAGGACCTTAAAAACTTGGCTGTAGTTGTGACAAGATACTTCGGAGGAATAAAACTGGGAGCAGGAGGCCTTGTGAGAGCCTATATAAAGGGCGCAAAATGCGGATTAGAAGCGGCCAGGATAGTGGAGAAAGTCATGTACAGCAGGATGCGTATAAGGCTCGACTACACTCTATATGGCAAGGTGGAAAATGAGCTTATGAACTTGAACTACAGGACTGAAAATATAGCTTACGACGACGCAGTGAACCTAGATATACTCTGTAGAAGCGAGGAGTACGAGGGGCTTGTAGGAAAGCTGAAGGACCTCACAAGCGCCAATATGGAGTACAGCCTTGTGGAGGAGAGCTATATGTCTGAACTAAACGGAGAATTGATAGACTAG
- the ruvC gene encoding crossover junction endodeoxyribonuclease RuvC gives MIIFGIDPGIAIVGYGVLEYTGNKFKVLDYGAVITEPKDSFPIRLKLVYEGLTELLEKYKPDAVAIEELFFNKNVKTAITVGQARGVQMLAAVNKGIDLYEYTPLQVKQGVVGYGRAEKKQVQEMVKLILNLKKVPKPDDVADALAVAICHAHSGSFRDSFKVK, from the coding sequence TTGATAATATTTGGGATAGATCCGGGAATAGCCATAGTTGGATACGGTGTACTAGAGTACACGGGAAATAAGTTCAAAGTTCTAGACTACGGGGCTGTTATAACTGAGCCTAAAGACAGCTTCCCCATAAGGCTTAAGCTTGTATACGAAGGTCTCACAGAGTTGCTGGAGAAGTACAAGCCGGACGCCGTGGCCATAGAGGAGCTTTTTTTCAACAAGAACGTAAAGACCGCCATAACAGTGGGGCAGGCAAGGGGAGTGCAGATGCTGGCCGCCGTAAACAAGGGCATAGATCTTTACGAGTACACGCCCCTTCAGGTGAAGCAGGGTGTTGTGGGATATGGAAGGGCCGAGAAAAAGCAGGTACAGGAGATGGTGAAGCTGATACTCAACTTGAAAAAAGTGCCGAAGCCTGACGATGTGGCCGACGCACTGGCTGTGGCCATATGCCATGCGCACTCTGGAAGCTTCAGAGACAGCTTTAAAGTGAAATAG
- the ruvA gene encoding Holliday junction branch migration protein RuvA, whose product MFDYIKGRVVETRGDQLVLECGGIGYLLTASYNTISKLGGKTEEVAVRTHMSVREDGVTLYGFYEYEELEMFKLLQTVSKIGPKVAIGMLSTISPSGLKKAIALSDCDLLAKAPGIGKKTAQRIVLELKDKISLDEISSVGEIDLVEVEAEYETGAEGEALDALVSLGYSKPELYSVLGKLEIEGKSSEEIIRAVLKEIGR is encoded by the coding sequence ATGTTCGACTATATAAAGGGAAGAGTTGTGGAGACAAGGGGAGACCAGCTTGTGCTAGAATGCGGCGGAATAGGATACCTCTTGACGGCTTCCTACAACACCATAAGCAAGCTAGGCGGTAAGACGGAGGAAGTAGCGGTGAGAACCCATATGAGCGTCAGGGAAGACGGAGTTACACTTTACGGGTTCTACGAATACGAGGAGCTCGAGATGTTCAAGCTGCTCCAGACAGTCTCGAAGATAGGACCTAAGGTCGCCATAGGTATGCTTTCGACTATAAGCCCATCAGGGCTGAAGAAGGCCATAGCACTGAGTGACTGCGATTTGCTTGCAAAGGCGCCAGGCATAGGCAAGAAGACTGCCCAGAGAATAGTGCTGGAGTTAAAAGACAAGATAAGCTTGGACGAGATATCTTCAGTGGGAGAGATAGATTTAGTTGAAGTTGAAGCTGAATACGAGACAGGAGCTGAAGGAGAGGCCTTGGATGCCCTTGTATCTTTGGGCTATAGCAAGCCGGAACTCTACTCGGTACTAGGCAAGCTAGAAATAGAGGGCAAGAGCTCTGAAGAGATCATAAGGGCTGTGCTAAAAGAGATCGGAAGGTAG
- a CDS encoding NAD+ synthase: MNVEKITQEIVEWISGKVKEANCKGVVFGMSGGIDSAVVGALCKRAFPETSLGIIMPCESDPSDEEDARLVGGELGISLEKVDLTATYSTLLESIGGEVSAQSASNIKPRLRMTTLYYYAQKKGYLVVGSSNKSEITVGYFTKHGDSGVDILPIADLVKREVFELARHLGINRKIIEKSPSAGLWEGQTDEDEMGFSYKSLDSYIEQGSIDDSESQSKIERMNRCSQHKREFPPIFKPNKL, translated from the coding sequence ATGAACGTGGAAAAGATTACGCAGGAGATAGTGGAATGGATTTCTGGAAAAGTGAAAGAGGCTAACTGCAAGGGAGTCGTATTCGGAATGAGCGGCGGGATAGATTCGGCCGTAGTAGGGGCACTCTGCAAGAGAGCCTTCCCGGAGACTTCGCTGGGAATCATAATGCCATGCGAAAGCGACCCCTCGGACGAGGAGGACGCTAGGCTCGTAGGGGGAGAGCTTGGGATATCGCTTGAAAAGGTGGACCTTACAGCTACCTACAGCACACTGCTTGAAAGCATAGGGGGCGAGGTCTCTGCACAGTCAGCTTCTAACATAAAGCCTAGGCTCAGAATGACTACCCTTTACTACTACGCCCAAAAGAAGGGCTACCTTGTGGTGGGGTCGAGCAACAAGAGCGAGATAACTGTGGGTTATTTCACAAAGCACGGAGACAGCGGGGTGGACATACTGCCTATAGCCGATCTCGTAAAGCGAGAAGTGTTCGAGCTTGCCAGGCATCTCGGCATAAACAGGAAGATAATAGAGAAGTCGCCTTCGGCAGGGCTTTGGGAAGGTCAGACAGACGAAGACGAAATGGGATTCAGCTATAAAAGCTTGGACAGCTATATAGAGCAGGGCAGCATAGACGATTCAGAGTCACAGAGCAAGATAGAGAGGATGAATAGGTGCAGCCAACATAAAAGGGAGTTTCCGCCTATTTTCAAGCCAAATAAGCTTTAA
- a CDS encoding transglycosylase domain-containing protein — protein sequence MSNKKKNSNKATKGHKKKGGFLKGFFLSLTVLALMAAGIAGGLVYASIKDLPSFNPKEILEELNLNSYIYDESGTLIEKIRAEENRTIVPLENIPKDLQNAIVAIEDERFWDHHGIDLRSITGSLLENIKAGSVVRGASTITQQLAKNVYLSNEVHITRKIKEAYIALQLENSLSKEAILEAYLNSVYFGQGAYGVHEASETYFSKDISELTLAESAVIAGVTNSPSNLSPYILVRPENLTSENRILGDVTILGEVYTAVFNEKSLDRQRLILSEMREQGYISAADYDSAISEDISAAVIPGKQDEEAMISSYFVDYVKNQVVEDLVNRAGYTEESAHRELYTGGVKVYSTVDIELQRGVEEIYQNFGSYVSSGKLSSWSSDPSGNIVSENGNIVYYRKNNILDENGNLLFSPDEFDVSSSGDIVIDSPKLIVSSDSIDIRDYYSLGPDGNLLTHSLGKLSLSKDNYSIEDDGAVRISSGFLNEAVNFNMSSGSSQLVVGNSYFSNDEVGVLQPQAATVVLEQSSGKIAAIVGGRNMSGQKILNRALLPRQVGSVMKPLGAYLPALDNGYTAATPVDDIPYLNEKGDIWPNNYDSRYRGLISLRESVELSVNTNAVKTVEDIGVKTSMKYLERMGIIKSGAKDSFVTRQEDREHNDENLAALGLGGLSKGISPLDIAGAYASIANEGTYIKPRSYVKVEDRNGNVILDNTPSKTKVVSPETAFIMTDVLRTTVSDGLSIAKKARIDSGNSGIPVAGKTGTTNDNADVWFAGYTPYYTGSVWIGNDSQSVVLSQDSGMAAQLFSSVMKLAHKNLPDRGFERPSNIVEREICTVSGKLVGEVCDRDHRHVIRKELFVRGTEPISKCDAHVLLKVDLSTGKLATSGCPSLLVMNRFFIKRSVPYDPEKYNGLYPEDYMYAPPEVCHHRGSALESDTEDEPRVPDRPREDRIDTDTSVPETVAPAPVPDEEYVPNTEGEPPAEDPPLEDEFLEEPLNPDQPDSDFIRYRRN from the coding sequence ATGAGCAACAAGAAAAAAAATTCAAATAAAGCAACAAAAGGTCATAAGAAAAAAGGCGGTTTTCTCAAGGGCTTCTTTCTGTCTCTGACTGTGCTCGCTCTTATGGCGGCCGGCATTGCAGGCGGACTTGTCTATGCCTCTATAAAGGACTTGCCTAGTTTCAACCCAAAGGAGATTCTAGAGGAACTAAACCTCAACTCCTATATCTACGACGAGTCTGGAACACTTATCGAAAAGATAAGGGCGGAGGAGAACAGGACTATAGTTCCTCTGGAAAATATACCCAAGGATCTTCAAAACGCCATAGTCGCGATCGAGGACGAGAGATTTTGGGACCACCACGGAATAGACTTGAGGAGCATTACAGGCTCTCTCTTGGAGAACATAAAGGCAGGATCTGTGGTCAGGGGCGCCAGCACCATAACCCAGCAGCTTGCCAAGAATGTATACCTCTCAAACGAAGTCCATATAACCAGAAAGATAAAGGAAGCCTATATAGCCCTTCAGCTTGAAAATTCGCTGTCCAAAGAGGCGATACTAGAGGCGTACCTCAACAGCGTCTACTTCGGGCAAGGTGCCTATGGAGTGCATGAAGCCTCTGAGACATACTTTTCAAAAGATATCTCAGAACTTACACTCGCAGAGTCGGCTGTAATCGCGGGAGTCACAAACAGCCCCTCAAACCTGTCCCCGTATATACTTGTGCGGCCTGAAAACTTAACTTCAGAAAACAGGATACTGGGAGATGTAACCATCCTGGGCGAGGTGTACACAGCTGTGTTTAACGAGAAGTCGCTAGACCGCCAGCGCCTCATACTTTCCGAGATGAGAGAGCAAGGGTATATCTCCGCAGCCGACTATGACTCAGCTATTTCAGAGGATATATCGGCAGCTGTAATTCCAGGCAAACAGGATGAAGAAGCCATGATATCCTCGTATTTTGTAGACTATGTAAAGAACCAGGTCGTAGAAGACCTTGTAAACAGAGCCGGCTATACAGAGGAGTCTGCCCACAGGGAGCTATATACAGGAGGAGTTAAAGTGTACTCCACAGTGGACATAGAGCTTCAAAGAGGCGTGGAGGAGATATACCAGAACTTTGGAAGCTATGTCTCAAGCGGAAAGCTCAGCAGTTGGAGCTCCGACCCAAGTGGAAATATAGTCTCCGAAAACGGCAACATCGTTTACTACAGGAAGAACAACATATTAGACGAAAACGGGAACCTCTTGTTCTCTCCTGACGAGTTTGACGTCTCCTCAAGTGGAGATATAGTCATAGACTCCCCAAAGCTGATAGTCTCTTCTGATTCAATTGACATAAGGGACTACTACTCCTTAGGGCCAGACGGGAATTTGCTTACGCACTCGCTTGGGAAGCTCTCACTCTCCAAGGACAACTACAGCATCGAGGATGATGGCGCTGTACGCATAAGCTCCGGCTTTCTGAACGAAGCTGTAAACTTCAACATGTCTTCCGGAAGCTCTCAGCTTGTCGTGGGAAACTCTTATTTTTCAAACGATGAAGTAGGAGTTCTTCAGCCTCAAGCGGCCACAGTCGTACTAGAGCAGAGCAGCGGAAAGATAGCTGCAATTGTAGGCGGCAGAAATATGTCTGGTCAAAAGATACTCAACAGGGCGCTTCTGCCCCGTCAGGTGGGATCTGTTATGAAGCCACTTGGAGCGTATCTGCCTGCACTAGACAATGGTTATACGGCGGCCACTCCAGTAGACGACATTCCCTACTTGAATGAAAAAGGGGATATCTGGCCAAACAACTATGACTCAAGGTACAGGGGGCTTATCTCCCTTAGGGAGTCTGTAGAGCTCTCTGTAAACACAAACGCAGTCAAGACGGTTGAAGACATAGGGGTCAAGACCTCTATGAAGTATCTGGAGCGAATGGGCATCATAAAGTCTGGAGCCAAGGACAGCTTTGTGACAAGGCAGGAAGATAGAGAACACAACGACGAAAACCTTGCAGCCCTTGGACTTGGAGGGCTTTCAAAGGGAATAAGCCCTCTTGACATTGCAGGGGCTTACGCCTCTATTGCAAACGAAGGGACTTATATAAAGCCCAGGTCGTATGTAAAAGTGGAGGACAGGAATGGAAATGTGATTCTAGACAACACCCCTAGCAAGACAAAGGTCGTGTCTCCTGAAACCGCCTTTATAATGACAGATGTGCTGCGTACTACGGTTTCAGACGGGCTTAGCATAGCCAAGAAAGCCAGGATCGACTCGGGAAACTCGGGGATTCCTGTTGCCGGAAAGACGGGAACCACTAACGACAACGCCGATGTCTGGTTTGCAGGGTACACTCCTTATTACACAGGTAGCGTATGGATTGGAAACGACTCTCAGAGTGTGGTCCTAAGCCAAGACAGTGGAATGGCCGCCCAGCTTTTCTCATCTGTGATGAAGCTTGCGCACAAAAATCTTCCAGACAGAGGCTTTGAAAGGCCATCTAACATAGTCGAGCGAGAAATCTGCACCGTCTCTGGAAAGCTGGTCGGCGAAGTCTGCGACAGAGATCACAGGCATGTCATAAGAAAAGAGCTCTTCGTAAGAGGTACGGAGCCCATTTCAAAATGCGACGCCCATGTGTTGCTCAAGGTGGACCTCTCAACTGGCAAACTGGCTACAAGCGGATGTCCTAGCCTTCTGGTGATGAACAGGTTTTTCATAAAAAGATCAGTTCCTTACGACCCTGAAAAGTACAACGGTCTCTATCCTGAAGACTATATGTATGCACCGCCTGAAGTATGCCACCACAGGGGAAGCGCTTTGGAAAGCGACACAGAAGATGAGCCTAGAGTTCCGGACAGGCCTCGGGAAGACCGTATAGATACAGACACATCTGTCCCAGAAACTGTAGCGCCAGCACCTGTGCCGGATGAAGAATATGTGCCAAACACAGAGGGGGAGCCTCCAGCGGAAGATCCCCCTCTAGAAGACGAGTTCTTGGAAGAACCTTTGAACCCAGACCAGCCAGATTCGGATTTTATAAGGTACCGACGAAACTGA
- a CDS encoding YebC/PmpR family DNA-binding transcriptional regulator — MAGHSKWANIKHRKGKADAQRGKMFTKLSRYITVAAREGGADLEYNSALKSAVEKAKAENMPNDNIDRAIKKGIGDLDGANYEEVQYEGYGPSGVAVLVECLTDNRNRTASDVRHAFDKFGGNLGATGCVGWMFDRRGLITIAKSDSVSEEELTLQAIDAGAEDFSAEEEVYEIVTAVEDFNTVKEALSAEGYELASADLVYLPQNTTALESQDDIKNMVKMIDALEDSDDVQNVYHNWEIPEDFEI; from the coding sequence ATGGCAGGACATTCAAAATGGGCTAATATAAAGCATAGAAAAGGCAAGGCCGACGCTCAGAGAGGAAAGATGTTTACAAAGCTTTCCAGGTATATAACTGTGGCGGCCAGAGAAGGCGGAGCGGACCTGGAGTATAACTCGGCGCTTAAGAGTGCGGTTGAAAAGGCCAAGGCTGAGAACATGCCGAACGACAATATAGACAGAGCTATAAAAAAAGGTATAGGAGACCTAGACGGCGCAAACTACGAAGAAGTCCAGTATGAAGGGTACGGGCCAAGCGGAGTTGCAGTCCTTGTGGAATGCCTTACAGACAACAGAAACAGGACGGCATCGGACGTAAGACATGCCTTTGACAAGTTCGGAGGGAACCTTGGAGCAACTGGATGCGTAGGCTGGATGTTCGACAGAAGAGGGCTTATAACTATAGCCAAGTCGGACTCTGTGTCTGAAGAGGAGCTTACGCTTCAGGCGATAGACGCCGGAGCAGAGGACTTTTCAGCTGAAGAGGAAGTTTACGAGATAGTCACAGCAGTAGAGGACTTCAACACTGTAAAGGAAGCCCTTTCGGCTGAAGGTTACGAGCTGGCAAGTGCGGACTTGGTATACCTTCCGCAGAATACTACCGCGCTTGAGTCGCAAGACGACATAAAGAACATGGTCAAGATGATAGACGCCCTAGAGGACAGCGACGACGTGCAGAACGTGTACCACAACTGGGAGATACCAGAAGACTTTGAAATTTAA
- the ppk1 gene encoding polyphosphate kinase 1 produces MKKNFSNNSEYINRELSWIEFNKRVLNVSENPDTPLFERLKFVAITSSNFDEFFMVRVGSLNDQVNAGFNQKDPSGMTPLEQIENIFIYAKKLIDRQYKAFNDIQKELLGHNLKFASVEELSEEQRDYLQRYYIEKVYPVLTPILVDKRIQSPLVFNKSLNVGVLLENEKHEKFFGTVQVPSVLGRLVEVPGEGDMREFVSLEEIIKLNLEALFSGHRVVSSSCYRITRNADLTLDEEGAEDLLETIEESIKLRKWGAVVKLEVESGVDEELRSQLVDLFELSGDYVVDINGYIDLSFLMKFTGMQGYEQFKYKREEFQMHRAFKSDEDIFRIISKEDVLLHHPFESFDPVLKLVESAAKDKNVLAIKQVLYRVSGNSPIVDALVKAAESGKQVTVLVELKARFDEENNINWARRLEKAGCHVIYGIVGLKTHCKILLVVRMEETGIKRYVHLGTGNYNDDTAKLYTDIGYFTCNPQYGSDASRLFNMLSGHSKLENMYKLSSAPIDMRRKFERLIDREISNAQAGKKSRIACKLNSLVDYKMIKKLYEASNAGVKVDLVIRGICCLVPNIKDQSENITVRSIVGRYLEHSRIYYFYNDGDEEVFISSADWMTRNLDRRVELLVPVEDEESVEKLKNIIEINLKDNVNAKSMSSDGRYMKFKGGDKTLDSQKYFQERSVKENSIDKKLFKPKYSGINIG; encoded by the coding sequence GTGAAGAAGAATTTTAGCAACAACAGCGAATATATAAACAGAGAGCTAAGCTGGATAGAGTTCAACAAGAGAGTGCTGAATGTATCTGAAAATCCGGACACTCCACTCTTTGAAAGACTTAAATTTGTAGCCATAACAAGCTCAAATTTCGACGAATTCTTTATGGTCAGGGTGGGCTCGCTAAATGATCAAGTAAACGCCGGGTTCAACCAAAAAGATCCGTCAGGGATGACTCCGCTAGAGCAGATAGAGAACATATTTATATACGCCAAAAAACTGATAGACAGGCAGTACAAGGCGTTCAACGATATACAGAAGGAGCTTCTAGGGCATAATCTGAAGTTTGCATCTGTAGAGGAGCTAAGCGAAGAGCAAAGAGACTATTTGCAGAGGTACTACATCGAGAAAGTATATCCTGTGCTCACTCCTATTTTGGTGGACAAGAGGATACAGTCACCTCTCGTATTTAACAAAAGCTTAAATGTAGGTGTGCTCCTGGAAAATGAAAAGCATGAGAAGTTCTTTGGAACGGTGCAAGTTCCCTCGGTTCTGGGAAGGCTGGTGGAGGTTCCGGGAGAGGGGGATATGAGGGAGTTTGTGTCGCTAGAAGAGATCATAAAGCTCAACTTGGAAGCTCTTTTCAGCGGGCACAGAGTTGTTTCAAGCAGCTGCTACAGGATAACCAGGAATGCGGACTTGACTCTAGATGAAGAGGGTGCGGAAGACCTTCTAGAGACTATAGAGGAGTCCATAAAGCTCAGAAAATGGGGAGCTGTAGTGAAGCTGGAGGTGGAGAGCGGAGTAGACGAGGAGCTGAGGTCTCAGCTTGTGGACCTGTTCGAGCTCTCGGGAGACTATGTGGTGGATATAAACGGATATATAGACCTGAGCTTCCTCATGAAATTTACAGGAATGCAGGGTTATGAGCAGTTCAAGTACAAGAGAGAAGAGTTCCAGATGCACAGGGCGTTTAAGTCTGACGAAGACATATTCCGAATAATATCTAAAGAAGATGTGTTGCTGCACCACCCATTTGAGTCGTTTGATCCGGTGCTGAAGCTTGTGGAGAGTGCGGCCAAAGACAAGAACGTGCTGGCAATAAAGCAGGTGCTCTACAGAGTCAGCGGAAACTCCCCTATAGTGGATGCACTGGTGAAGGCGGCTGAAAGCGGAAAGCAGGTTACAGTGCTTGTGGAGCTCAAGGCCAGGTTCGACGAGGAAAACAATATAAACTGGGCGAGAAGGCTTGAAAAAGCCGGCTGCCATGTCATATACGGGATAGTCGGACTTAAGACGCACTGCAAGATACTCTTGGTTGTCAGGATGGAGGAGACGGGCATAAAGCGGTATGTCCATCTCGGAACTGGAAACTACAACGACGACACAGCCAAGCTCTACACCGACATAGGCTACTTCACATGCAATCCGCAGTATGGCTCGGATGCCTCTAGGCTTTTCAACATGCTTTCAGGCCATTCCAAGCTGGAGAATATGTACAAGCTTTCTTCAGCACCTATAGATATGAGGAGGAAGTTTGAAAGGCTGATAGACAGGGAGATATCAAATGCACAGGCAGGGAAAAAATCAAGGATAGCCTGTAAGCTAAACTCGCTGGTGGACTACAAGATGATAAAGAAGCTTTACGAAGCCTCAAACGCAGGCGTGAAGGTGGACTTGGTGATAAGGGGTATATGCTGCCTGGTGCCGAATATAAAGGACCAGAGCGAGAACATAACAGTGAGAAGCATAGTGGGAAGATACCTTGAACACAGTAGAATATACTATTTCTACAACGACGGGGACGAAGAGGTGTTTATAAGCAGCGCCGACTGGATGACCAGGAACCTAGATAGGAGGGTGGAGCTGCTAGTGCCTGTGGAAGACGAGGAGAGCGTGGAGAAGCTAAAGAACATAATAGAGATAAACTTGAAAGACAATGTAAATGCAAAGTCCATGTCTTCCGACGGCAGGTATATGAAGTTCAAGGGAGGAGACAAAACTTTAGACAGCCAGAAGTACTTTCAGGAGAGGTCTGTAAAGGAAAACTCAATAGATAAAAAATTATTCAAACCAAAATATTCGGGTATCAACATAGGGTAG
- the hflX gene encoding GTPase HflX, whose protein sequence is MDLFENKENHRERVLVVGVDVGIRKSDIDIESSMKELEELAEAAGAEVIGSVVQKRERIDAVFYVGKGKAEEIRNAAEELDVDTVIFNNELSGAQIRNLEKAMDRKILDRTSLILDIFANRAASREGKLQVELAQLKYRLPRLVGFSNHLSRLGGGIGTRGPGEQKLEIDRRHILGRIHDIEKQIRELEKVRSMKRKQRIESNTPIVAIVGYTNAGKSTLLNSLIKSDEDYGPEKDVFVKDMLFATLETSLRKGTLPGGREFILTDTVGFVSKLPTKLVEAFKGTLEEVKYADVLLHVLDITNEDLELQMKTTMDILRDLDCLDKPIITVLNKCDKNEGYELMYSIDDPKIMISAKTGYNLDKLLEMIEEHIPEKYHRIKFLLPYDESGLMSIIFGDKGVESIEYKQEGIEILASVSEKTKSKYRKYVIEGMEEEVEEEF, encoded by the coding sequence ATGGATTTGTTCGAAAACAAGGAAAACCATAGAGAGAGAGTGCTAGTTGTCGGAGTAGACGTAGGGATCAGAAAGAGCGACATAGACATAGAGAGTTCCATGAAAGAGCTAGAAGAACTTGCAGAGGCCGCAGGCGCAGAAGTAATAGGGTCGGTAGTACAGAAGAGGGAGCGAATAGACGCAGTATTCTACGTCGGCAAGGGAAAGGCTGAGGAGATCAGAAACGCCGCAGAGGAGCTAGATGTGGACACTGTCATATTCAACAACGAGCTGTCAGGAGCGCAGATAAGAAATCTGGAGAAGGCGATGGACAGAAAGATTCTAGACAGGACGAGCCTTATACTGGACATATTCGCAAACAGAGCAGCTAGCAGAGAGGGGAAGCTTCAGGTAGAACTTGCCCAGCTCAAGTACAGGCTTCCAAGGCTTGTGGGTTTCAGCAACCACCTTTCAAGGCTGGGAGGAGGAATAGGAACAAGAGGGCCTGGAGAGCAGAAGCTAGAGATAGACAGAAGGCATATACTGGGCAGGATACACGATATAGAGAAGCAGATAAGAGAGCTTGAAAAAGTCAGGTCCATGAAGAGAAAACAGAGGATAGAGTCTAATACCCCTATAGTGGCCATAGTGGGGTATACAAATGCGGGCAAGTCGACGTTGCTGAACAGCCTTATAAAGAGCGACGAGGACTACGGGCCTGAAAAGGACGTATTTGTAAAAGACATGCTCTTCGCCACTCTAGAGACTAGCCTAAGGAAGGGGACTCTGCCAGGTGGAAGGGAGTTTATACTTACAGACACGGTCGGGTTTGTGAGCAAGCTTCCCACAAAGTTGGTGGAGGCTTTCAAGGGGACGCTGGAGGAGGTCAAGTACGCAGATGTACTGCTCCATGTCTTGGACATAACGAACGAAGACCTAGAGCTTCAGATGAAGACCACGATGGACATACTGAGAGACTTGGATTGCTTGGATAAGCCTATAATAACTGTGCTGAACAAATGCGACAAAAATGAAGGCTACGAGCTTATGTACAGTATAGATGACCCTAAGATAATGATATCTGCAAAGACGGGCTACAACCTGGACAAATTGCTTGAGATGATAGAGGAGCATATTCCAGAGAAGTACCACAGGATAAAGTTCTTGCTGCCGTACGACGAGAGCGGCCTTATGTCTATTATATTTGGAGACAAGGGCGTCGAATCCATAGAGTACAAGCAGGAGGGCATAGAGATACTGGCTTCGGTCAGCGAGAAGACAAAGTCCAAATACAGAAAATACGTCATTGAAGGGATGGAAGAAGAAGTTGAAGAAGAATTTTAG